One part of the Streptomyces lienomycini genome encodes these proteins:
- a CDS encoding DMT family transporter, protein MSSSVVSPPAVRRVLDWRLRFGLLSLVWGFSFLFMKVGTESFAPFQVTLGRLAFGTAVVAAAMAVKRERLPRGARTWAHLTVAGFLLNALPFSLFAFSELTIPSSLAGICNATSPLWGMALSLVALSEDRPTRRRVAGLGIGFLGVLTVLGVWQGFHGLDVTGTALALLASLSYPVGWIYVRRTLAGSGHSHLSLTGAQLGLATLQLAVVTPLFTTVPTSFPMLPLLSVAALGVLGTGIAFLIQYDLVAEVGPTTAQMVTYFTPVIATAAGVALLGESLSWSTPVGAVIVLAGAALTQSRPRTRRDGTTPEPAHRTGSRARARQGSGV, encoded by the coding sequence ATGAGTAGCAGCGTCGTGTCCCCGCCCGCAGTCCGTCGCGTCCTCGACTGGCGCCTGCGCTTCGGGCTCCTCTCCCTCGTCTGGGGCTTCAGCTTCCTCTTCATGAAGGTGGGCACCGAGAGTTTCGCCCCGTTCCAGGTCACGCTGGGGCGGCTGGCGTTCGGCACGGCCGTGGTCGCCGCGGCGATGGCGGTGAAGCGGGAGCGGCTTCCGCGCGGGGCGCGGACGTGGGCACATCTGACGGTGGCCGGGTTCCTCCTCAACGCGCTCCCCTTCTCCCTGTTCGCCTTCTCGGAGCTGACGATCCCCTCGTCCCTCGCGGGCATCTGCAACGCGACCTCACCGCTGTGGGGCATGGCCCTGTCGCTGGTCGCCCTGTCCGAGGACCGGCCGACGCGGCGCCGGGTGGCCGGCCTCGGCATCGGCTTCCTCGGCGTCCTGACGGTGCTGGGTGTCTGGCAGGGCTTCCACGGGCTCGACGTCACGGGCACGGCGCTGGCCCTGCTGGCGTCGCTGAGCTATCCGGTCGGCTGGATCTACGTCCGCCGCACCCTGGCCGGCTCCGGCCACTCCCATCTCTCCCTCACCGGGGCCCAGCTGGGTCTGGCCACGCTGCAACTGGCCGTCGTGACGCCGCTGTTCACCACGGTGCCGACCAGTTTCCCGATGCTGCCGCTGCTCTCGGTCGCGGCTCTGGGCGTCCTCGGCACGGGGATCGCCTTCCTGATCCAGTACGACCTGGTCGCCGAGGTCGGTCCGACGACGGCCCAGATGGTCACGTACTTCACTCCGGTCATCGCCACGGCCGCGGGCGTCGCACTCCTGGGCGAGTCGCTGTCCTGGTCGACCCCCGTCGGCGCGGTGATCGTCCTGGCCGGCGCGGCGCTGACCCAGTCCCGTCCCAGAACCCGCCGGGACGGCACCACGCCGGAGCCGGCCCACCGGACGGGGTCGCGGGCGCGGGCGCGACAGGGGTCGGGGGTCTGA
- a CDS encoding aminotransferase class I/II-fold pyridoxal phosphate-dependent enzyme — translation MLGEYRITGRGAAEISASVERAVGSGELEPGQSLPPMRELAQRLGVNPNTVAVAYRTLRERGVIETAGRRGSRVRAKPATTGREFIRVSVPEGVRDVSDGNPDPALLPALGPVFAAAAEQGDREPVLYGHAPVDPELAAVARAELDADGVPDGPVAVTSGSLDAMERVLAAHLKPGDAVAVEDPGWGSLLDLVPALGLRAVAVGVDDQGPLPEDVRRVLAAGARALVVTDRAQNPTGAAVGPARARALRSVLRDHPGTLLIEDDHGHGIVDLPLHPLAGTTSHWAFVRSAAKACGPDLRLAVLTGDPVTLDRVRGRQRLGPGWVSRITQRAVARLWADGPAGPRAAGVYGRRRDALLGALAEHGVAAYGRSGLNAWIPVPDETGAVARLLHAGWAVAPGARFRLSAPPGIRITVSTLGEEDAGPLAAAVAAAVGPGSGPPRTLA, via the coding sequence GTGCTAGGAGAGTATCGGATCACAGGGCGGGGCGCAGCGGAGATCTCCGCGAGCGTCGAGCGTGCGGTGGGCTCGGGGGAGCTGGAGCCGGGGCAGTCCCTGCCGCCCATGCGGGAGTTGGCGCAGCGGCTGGGGGTGAACCCGAACACCGTCGCCGTCGCCTATCGAACCCTGCGCGAGCGCGGCGTCATCGAGACGGCCGGGCGGCGGGGCAGCCGGGTGCGCGCGAAACCGGCCACCACCGGGCGGGAGTTCATCCGCGTCTCGGTGCCCGAGGGCGTGCGCGACGTGTCCGACGGCAATCCCGACCCGGCGCTGCTGCCCGCGCTGGGCCCCGTGTTCGCCGCCGCGGCCGAACAGGGCGACCGCGAACCCGTGCTGTACGGGCACGCCCCCGTGGACCCCGAACTGGCGGCCGTCGCACGGGCCGAGCTGGACGCCGACGGTGTGCCGGACGGGCCCGTGGCGGTGACGTCCGGCTCGCTGGACGCGATGGAGCGGGTCCTCGCGGCCCATCTCAAGCCCGGTGACGCCGTCGCCGTCGAGGACCCGGGCTGGGGCAGCCTCCTCGACCTCGTCCCCGCGCTCGGGCTGCGCGCGGTCGCCGTCGGGGTCGACGACCAGGGGCCGCTGCCCGAGGACGTACGCCGGGTCCTGGCGGCCGGGGCCCGTGCCCTGGTGGTCACGGACCGCGCGCAGAACCCGACGGGCGCGGCGGTGGGCCCGGCACGCGCGCGTGCCCTGCGGTCCGTACTGCGCGACCACCCGGGGACGCTGCTCATCGAGGACGACCACGGCCACGGCATCGTCGACCTTCCCCTGCATCCCCTCGCCGGTACGACATCCCACTGGGCCTTCGTCCGCTCGGCCGCCAAGGCATGCGGCCCCGACCTGCGGCTTGCCGTGCTCACCGGGGACCCCGTGACGCTCGACCGGGTGCGCGGGCGCCAGCGGCTCGGCCCCGGCTGGGTCAGCCGCATCACCCAGCGGGCCGTGGCCCGGCTGTGGGCGGACGGTCCGGCGGGCCCCCGCGCGGCGGGCGTGTACGGACGACGCCGGGACGCGCTTCTCGGCGCCCTCGCGGAACACGGGGTCGCCGCGTACGGGCGCAGCGGCCTGAACGCGTGGATCCCGGTGCCGGACGAGACCGGCGCCGTCGCCCGTCTCCTGCACGCCGGCTGGGCCGTGGCCCCCGGCGCCCGCTTCCGGCTGAGCGCCCCGCCCGGCATCCGGATCACCGTCTCGACGCTGGGGGAGGAGGACGCCGGCCCGCTGGCGGCGGCGGTCGCGGCGGCGGTCGGACCGGGGTCGGGGCCGCCGCGGACCCTCGCCTGA